One Amaranthus tricolor cultivar Red isolate AtriRed21 chromosome 1, ASM2621246v1, whole genome shotgun sequence DNA window includes the following coding sequences:
- the LOC130821059 gene encoding COBRA-like protein 7, whose product MAAKSLTILILFSLLSITSSQSPPKAQPPSSDSCNGVWLTYTYNNGKKLHPFLKTPSKQPYSFKSDLTILNNDEVELKAWRVYVGFRQKEILVSASNAVVADGLTLPAIVGEDGAVFAGYPQADLKTGIQTAGDINQMSVKVEFEGTQFGVAPPNVPWPTNISIVNDGYNCPLPSRSGNFTLNTCCIRDPDFKSNMTIADEFLPRQKGDLTIMYDVTKSYEGSYWAQVTMTNHNPLGRLDYWQLSWDWMQDEFINNMKGAYPDIVDANDCANGPQAEKYPGLDWSTVLNCQRRPTIIDLPPQYANDTTLGKIPFCCRNGTILPPGMDESKSTSSFLIQVNKMPPKMNQSLIDPPQNWQIKGILNPNYKCGPPVRVSPSEFPSPTGLPVNTTVFASWQVVCNITRPKSVSPKCCVSFSAYFNESIVPCRTCACGCPKNTGQTCSTTAPAMFLPPEAQLIPFDNRTKLALAWAELNHQPIPNPLPCSDNCGVSINWHLSTDYSNGWSARITVFNWEETNFADWFIATELKNAAPGFQKAYSFNGTLMNNVNNTIFMQGLEGLNYLMGETNGTKPLDPRVPGKQQSVLSFTKKLTPGIRVAERDGFPTKVYFNGEECSLPKILPRNSGYKKGPLTIISIVIAVLVLIFIEQ is encoded by the exons ATGGCTGCCAAGTCTCTAACAATCCTCATccttttctctcttctctctatCACTTCATCTCAATCACCACCAAAAGCACAACCACCTTCTTCGGACTCTTGTAATGGTGTCTGGCTAACATACACTTACAACAACGGTAAAAAACTCCACCCTTTTCTTAAAACCCCATCCAAACAACCGTATAGCTTCAAATCAGACCTAACAATCCTTAATAATGATGAAGTTGAGCTTAAAGCTTGGAGGGTTTATGTGGGTTTTCGTCAAAAGGAAATCTTGGTGTCAGCATCGAATGCTGTAGTTGCAGATGGGTTAACTCTTCCTGCTATAGTTGGTGAAGATGGTGCTGTTTTTGCTGGGTATCCTCAAGCAGATCTAAAAACTGGGATTCAAACTGCTGGGGATATTAATCAAATGTCTGTTAAAGTTGAATTTGAAGGAACTCAATTTGGTGTTGCTCCTCCTAATGTTCCTTGGCCTACTAATATTTCTATTGTTAATGATGGTTATAATTGCCCTTTACCCTCTAGAAGTG GAAACTTTACATTGAATACTTGCTGCATCAGAGATCcagatttcaaatccaacatGACCATAGCTGATGAGTTTCTGCCTCGGCAAAAAGGTGATCTGACAATCATGTATGATGTAACGAAATCTTACGAAGGGAGTTACTGGGCTCAAGTAACTATGACTAACCATAACCCGCTAGGTCGTCTTGACTATTGGCAGTTAAGTTGGGACTGGATGCAAGACGAATTCATCAATAACATGAAAGGAGCTTATCCCGACATTGTTGATGCGAATGATTGTGCCAATGGCCCTCAAGCTGAAAAATACCCTGGCCTTGACTGGTCCACGGTGCTGAACTGTCAAAGAAGGCCTACAATCATCGACCTTCCGCCACAGTATGCCAATGACACCACACTTGGAAAGATACCATTTTGTTGTCGTAATGGTACGATTTTGCCACCCGGGATGGATGAAAGTAAATCAACCTCATCATTCCTGATTCAGGTCAACAAAATGCCACCAAAGATGAACCAATCTTTAATAGACCCACCGCAGAACTGGCAGATTAAAGGTATCCTCAACCCAAACTACAAATGTGGGCCACCTGTACGAGTCAGTCCGAGTGAGTTCCCGAGCCCAACTGGTTTACCAGTGAACACAACTGTTTTCGCTAGCTGGCAAGTTGTATGCAATATCACTAGGCCTAAGAGTGTGTCTCCTAAATGCTGTGTCTCATTCTCGGCATACTTCAACGAGTCTATCGTCCCGTGCAGAACATGTGCTTGTGGCTGTCCCAAAAACACTGGTCAAACCTGTAGCACAACTGCTCCTGCTATGTTTCTTCCACCCGAGGCTCAACTCATCCCATTCGATAACCGTACAAAGCTGGCCCTGGCTTGGGCTGAACTGAACCATCAGCCGATTCCAAACCCACTTCCATGTTCAGATAACTGTGGTGTAAGCATCAACTGGCATTTATCCACAGATTACAGCAATGGATGGAGTGCAAGAATAACAGTTTTCAACTGGGAAGAAACAAACTTCGCAGACTGGTTTATCGCTACTGAACTGAAAAACGCAGCCCCAGGTTTTCAAAAGGCTTACTCATTCAATGGCACCCTCATGAACAACGTCAACAACACCATTTTCATGCAAGGTCTCGAGGGTCTGAACTATCTGATGGGAGAGACTAACGGAACCAAACCATTGGATCCTCGGGTTCCTGGTAAACAACAATCAGTTCTTTCTTTCACAAAGAAACTTACACCGGGAATCAGAGTAGCTGAACGCGATGGTTTCCCTACAAAAGTATACTTCAATGGGGAAGAATGTTCGCTTCCTAAAATTCTTCCTCGGAACAGTGGATACAAGAAAGGTCCATTAACGATAATTTCTATTGTTATCGCGGTTCTGGTTCTCATCTTTATCGAGCAATGA
- the LOC130809931 gene encoding uncharacterized protein LOC130809931, whose amino-acid sequence MVKSSLLLFLHLLWLELSLLAVASISGSKCTNSCPCHLAIKALNFDLHPWGENRMLQLVELDELCLDAYKISKLYKERTKRWHDKHIQRREFKEGELVLLFNSRLKLFPGKLKSRWSGPFHVTKVFPYGSVEVWSEGSGTFKVNRQRLKHYRTGITVQGNQVYNISLPSSY is encoded by the exons ATGGTTAAATCTTCCCTTCTCTTGTTTCTTCACCTTCTTTGGCTAGAGTTGAGTCTTCTTGCTGTTGCTTCGATTTCAGGGTCAAAATGTACTAATTCGTGTCCCTGTCATCTG GCTATCAAGGCCCTCAACTTTGATTTGCATCCTTGGGGAGAAAATAGAATGTTACAACTTGTAGAGTTAGATGAGCTTTGCCTTGATGCGTacaaaatttctaagttatacaAGGAGAGAACCAAAAGGTGGCATGACAAGCACATCCAAAGGCGTGAATTCAAGGAAGGAGAATTAGTCCTATTGTTCAACTCCCGTCTCAAGCTATTTCCAGGAAAACTCAAATCCAGGTGGTCTGGACCATTCCACGTCACCAAGGTCTTCCCCTATGGTTCTGTAGAAGTTTGGAGCGAGGGGAGCGGTACATTCAAGGTGAATAGGCAAAGGTTGAAACATTACCGAACTGGAATAACCGTTCAAGGGAATCAGGTTTATAACATTTCCCTTCCTTCTTCCTATTGA